Part of the Haloarcula laminariae genome is shown below.
CCTGCTTACGGCCGTCGCGAGCGGGCTTCTCGGCGTGACGATGCGGACTGCCCTCGCCGTCGGGGCGCTGCTGGGTGCGGCCGTCGTCACCGACGCCCTCTTTCTGAACCCGCCCACCGGGGGCGGACGAAGAAACTGAGTCCCTTCGGCGGCGCCGACGCTACTCCTGCTGTGCGTCGACCACGGCGACGCCGGCCAGGTTGACGATGTCCTTGACCTCGTCGCCGCGCTGGAGGACGTGGACGGGTTTGTCCATCCCGACGAGCATCGGCCCGATGGCCTCCGCGCCGCCGAGCCGCTGGAGGAGCTTGTAGCCGATGTTGCCGGATTCGAGGTTCGGGAAGACGAGGACGTTCGCGGGGTCTTCGAGTTCCGAGAACTCGTAGGTCCCGGTGAGGATGTCCTCGACGACGGCGGTGTCGGCCTGCATCTCCCCGTCGACGGGGAAGTCGACGCGGTCGTCGGCCTGCAGCTGGGAGACGGCGTCGCGCGGCTTGCGGGTCCCGGCGTTGTCGACGCTGCCGAAGTTCGAGTACGAGAGCATCGCCGCCCGCGGCTCGACGTTGAACCGGCGAGCGAGCTCGGCGGTGTGGCGGGTCACCTCCGCGAGCACGTCGGCGTCCGGGTCCTGATTGACCGTCGTGTCCGCGCAGAAGATGACCTGGTTCTTGAACGTCAGCATGTAGACGCCGGCGGCGTAGTCGGCGTCCTCGGTGGTGCCGATGACCTGCAGCGGCGGGCGCAGCGCCCGCGGGTAGTGGTTGGTCAGACCGGTGAGCATCGCGTCGGCGTCCCCCATCTCGACCATCACGCTGCCCAGGTAGTTGCCGTCCCGGCACAACTCCTCGGCCTCGCGGCGGGTGACGCCCTTGCGCTTGCGAAGCTCGTAGAGCCGGTCGGCGTAGGCGTCGATGTCGGCCGTCTCGGGGTCGACGACGACCGGGTCGAACTCCAGGCCGAAGCGGCGGCGCGTGGCCTCAATCTTCTCGGCGTCACCGAGCAGGACCGGCTCGGCGATGCCCTGCTCGACGAGCTGGTAGGCCGCCCGAATCATCTTCTCGTCGTCGCCCTCGCTCAGCACCACGCGCTTGGGGTCGCTCTTTGCCTTGTTCAGGACGACCCGCATCATCTCACGGGACTTGCCCAGCCGGGCCTCCAGCTCCTCGACGTAGCTGTCGGTGTCGAGCTGGGTACGGGCCGCACCACTCTCCATCGCGGCCTGTGCGACGGCGGGCGTCACCTCGAAGAGGACCCGCGGGTCCAGCGGTTTCGGGATGATGTACTCGGGACCGAACTGCAGGGGCTGGTCGCCGTAGGCCTTGACGACGGCGTCGGGGACGTCCTTGCGTGCCAGCTCCGCCAGCGCCTCCGCCGCCGCCACCTTCATCGCCTCGTTGATTTCGGTGGCGCGCACGTCGAGGGCACCACGGAAGATGAACGGGAAGCCGAGGACGTTGTTGACCTGGTTGGGGTAGTCCGAACGGCCGGTGGCCATGATGACCGCGTCGTCGCGGGCGTGCTTGGCGGTCTCGTAGTCGATTTCGGGGTCGGGGTTGGCCATCGCGAAGATGATGGGGTCCTCGGCCATCGACTGGACCATCGTCTCGTCGACGATGCCGCCCACCGAGAGCCCGACGAAGACGTCCGCGCCGGCCATCGCGTCGGACAGGTCGCCCTCGGGTCCGTCGCGGGCGAAGGCCGCCTTGAACTCGTTGAGGTCCTCGTGGTTCGCTCGGTCCTCGGTGATGATGCCCGAGGAGTCACACATCGTGATGTTCTCCCGCTGTGCGCCGAGCGAGACGTAGAACTCCGCGGTCGCGATGGCGCTGGCCCCCGCGCCCGAGAAGACGATGTCGAGGTCGGCGAGCTCCTTGTCGGCGATGTCGGCGGCGTTGACCAGTGCCGCCCCGGAGATGATGGCGGTGCCGTGCTGGTCGTCGTGGAAGACGGGGATGTCCATGGTCTCGCGGAGCCGGCGCTCCACCTCGAAACACTCCGGGGCCGCGATGTCTTCGAGGTTGATTCCGCCGAAGGTCGGTTCCATCGCCCGGATGGCGTTGACCATCACGTCCACGTCCTCGTCGGTGTCGAGTTCGATGTCGAAGACGTCGATGTCGGCGAACCGCTTGAACAGGACGCCTTTGCCCTCCATTACGGGTTTCGAGGCCTCGGGGCCGATGTCGCCCAGCCCCAGGACCGCCGACCCGTCGGAGACGACGCCGACGAGGTTCCCCTTCGCGGTGTAGCGGAAGGTCTCCTCGATGTCCGCGGCGATCTCCTCACACGGCGCGGCCACGCCGGGCGAGTACGCGAGCGAGAGGTCCCGCTGGGTGTTTGTCGGTTTCGTCGTGGCTATCTCAATCTTGCCGGGGGGGTCCTGGCTGTGATACTCAAGCGCGTCCTCGTCGAGTCCCATAGCGAATAGCTGTCAGGCGTGCGTATAAAGGTACCCTGACTCGGGTGTGAGTTCCTGTCCTCTCGCGGCTGTACCGGGGGTCGGGCGGCGAAACCGCGGACAGTTCGAGCGTTCATCTCACGGCGCGGAGCCACGACGCCGGTCGCAGCGACCGCAAAGAGCGGGGCATAAGTACATCCAGTTCGCATCGCTAGCTATGACCACCCGTTTCCGCCAGCTGCTCACGGGGACGACGGCGCTGACCTTCCTGCTCATCCTGCTCGGTGTGTACACCGGGGCCATCGGTGCCGGTCTGACCTGTGGCGCGCGCTGGCCGCTGTGCGACGGCTGGATGGGGCTGTTCCCGGCCAACTGGGCGAGCTTCGTCGAGTGGTTCCACCGCCTCGTCGCGATGATAACCGGTTTCGCCATCATCGGCTCGGCTGTCGCCGCCTGGCGGGGCGAGTACTCGTCGCGAATCAAGTACGCCACCGCCGTCGCGACGGTGGTGCTGCCGGTCCAGATACTGCTGGGCGCGAACACGATCATCAACTTCGGCGCTCTCGCGCAGGTGCTTCACCACGCCGCCGCGCTGACTATCCTGACCGCGATGGTCGCCGCGACCGCGTGGTCGTTTGCCGCCCCCGCGACGGCCGCCGCCGATGCCGCGGCGGGGACCGACACCGACGCGACGCCGGGTTCGGACTGACCCCGTCGAGTTGGCCAACTTACTACACGCGTTAGCTGGTTCGTAACACTCATTTCGGCATACCCCGATTGACGGGTATGTTTGAGAGTGAGCTCTCGCGTCGACAGTATCTGACGACCGTCGGCGGAACCGCGGTCACGCTTTCGGTGGCCGGCTGTTCCGGCGACGACGGCGACAGCGCACAGACCATCACCGCCGGAACCGCGCCCAGCTTCCCGCCCTTCGAGATGAAACAGGACGGCGAAATCGTGGGCTTCGACGTCGACCTGCTGGAGGCCGTAGTTGAGCAGACCGACTACGAGTTCGACGGCTGGGAGGAGTACGAGTTCGACTCGCTCACGCCCGCGCTCGTCAACGAGAACATCGACGTCATCGCGGCCGGGATGACCATCAACGATGACCGCGACGAGACCATCGACTTCAGCGACCCGTACTACTCCTCGAACCAGGCCATCGTCGTCCGCACCGACGGGGACTTCTCGCCGGGTAGCCTCTCGGACCTGTCCGACCGACCCGTCGGGGCCCAGAAGGGGACCACGGGCGAGGGCGTCGTGCAGGACGAACTCGTCGGCGACGAGATTACCCAGGACCAGTACAACGCCTACGACAACTACGTCCTGGCCATCCAGGACCTCCAGAACGGCAACGTCGACGCCGTCGTCATCGACGTCCCGGTCGCCGAGACGCTCACCGCCGACCGACCTGTCGAGTCGGCGTTCGTCCACGAGACCGGCGAGAAGTTCGGCTTCGGCGTCCGCGACGGCGACGAGGCGAGACAGACGGCGCTCAACGACGGGCTCTCGACGGTCCGGGAGTCGGGCACGTACGAGGAACTGACCCAGACCTGGTTCGGCGAGTAGACCGATGATGCAGGCTGGCGACTGGGCGTTCGTCCTCGGCAATCTGAACTACCTGCTGTCCGGCGTGGTGGTCACGGTCGGACTGACAGTGGCGGCCCTCTCGCTTGGGTTCCTGCTCGGCTTCCCCGCGGGCGCCCTCGAAGTGTACGGCGGCGGGGTGTCGCGCTGGGCGGTACAGACCGCCGGCGTCGTGCTCAGGGGGACACCGATTGTCGTCATCATGCTGGTGCTCTACTTCGTCGTCTCCATCTCGGAGTCGGCGTTCGTCACCGCCACTGTCGGCCTGGGGCTCCGGAGCGCGGCGTACCAGTCCCAGCTGTTCCGGGGGGCACTCCAGAGCGTCGACGACGGGCAGGTAGAGGCGGCCCGCGCGGTCGGGATGAGCCGCTTCGAGGCCATCCGTCACGTGGCCGTCCCACAGGCGCTCCGGCGCAGCATGCCCGGGTTCCAGAACGAGTTCACCATCGTCCTGAAAGACACCAGCATCGCGTTCGCGATCGGGCTCGCGGAGCTGCTGACGCGGGGGTACGACCTGTTCACGCAGTCGGGCGGGTCGACCGCCGTCCTCGAAGTGATACTCGTCATCAGCGCTATCTACTTCGTGTTGACGTTCGCGACCAACCGCGGGCTGGACCGGCTGGCCGACTACTACGCGATTCCGACCGGAGAGGACAGATGACACTGCTACGAGTAGAGGACGTACACAAGTCCTACGGCGACGAGGAGGTACTGCGCGGCGTCAGCTTCGAGATGGACCGCGGCGACGTCGACGTGTTGATGGGGCCGAGCGGAAGCGGGAAGTCCACGATGTTGCGCTGTATCAACAGACTGGCCGAAATCGACAGCGGCGACATCTGGCTCGGCGACACGCACGTCACCGACGCGGGGACGGATGTCAACGACCTCCGACAGCGGGTCGGCATGGTGTTCCAGGATTTCAACCTCTTTGCCCATCTCACGGCCCTGGAGAACGTCACGCTCGGGCTCAAGCGCGTCCGCGGGATGGCCGAGGACGACGCCGTCGAGGCGGCCACACACCGGCTCGAACAGGTCGGGCTGGCTGACCAGGGCGGCTCCTACCCCGCCGAGCTCTCCGGGGGCCAGAAACAGCGCGTCGGCATCGCCCGCGCGCTCGCGATGGAGCCCGACCTGATGCTGTTCGACGAGCCGACCAGCGCGCTCGACCCCGAACTCGTCGGGGAGGTCGTCAGCGTGATGCGCGACCTCGCGGAGCAGGGGATGACCATGCTCGTCGTCAGCCACGAGACGGGGTTCGCTCGCTCGGCCGCCGACGACATCCACTTCCTCGACAGCGGCCGAATCGTCGAGTCCGGCCCCCCGGACCAGCTGTTCGACCGCCCGGAACACGACCGAACCGCGTCGTTCCTCAGCGGCCTCGAGTCGAACCCAGAGCGATGAGTACCGAAGACCAGACGCTCGGCGACCAGATGCGGACGACGGTCGACGTCGACCGGCCGGTCGCCCTCGCGGGACTCGCGCTGTTCTGGGGCTGGCTCGCGGTCCGGCTGGCGAACGACTACCTGCTTCCGGCCGGCGTCGCCGTCCCCCAGGACCGCTCGTTTTTCCCCGTCTCCCCGTTCGAGTCGGCGGCCGACTCGCTTTCGAGTGTGGCCGCGTCTGCCGGCGTCGTCGGCGCGCCGCTTGACGTGGCCGCCGGCCTCCTCTCGTTCGTGGCCGGCGCCATCCCCTCGCTCCCCGCCCTGGCCCGGGGGGCGTGGCTCACCGTGATTCTCACCGTCGCCGGCATCACGCTCGGCTTCCTGCTGGCGGTGCCGCTCTCGGTCGCCCGGGTGTACGGCGGCCGCCTCCTCAGGTGGCTGTCGCTCTCCTACACCGAGCTCGTCCGGGGGACGCCGCTGCTGGCCCAGCTGTTCGTGCTGTACTTCGG
Proteins encoded:
- a CDS encoding cytochrome AA3 biosynthesis protein — protein: MTTRFRQLLTGTTALTFLLILLGVYTGAIGAGLTCGARWPLCDGWMGLFPANWASFVEWFHRLVAMITGFAIIGSAVAAWRGEYSSRIKYATAVATVVLPVQILLGANTIINFGALAQVLHHAAALTILTAMVAATAWSFAAPATAAADAAAGTDTDATPGSD
- a CDS encoding amino acid ABC transporter permease; amino-acid sequence: MSTEDQTLGDQMRTTVDVDRPVALAGLALFWGWLAVRLANDYLLPAGVAVPQDRSFFPVSPFESAADSLSSVAASAGVVGAPLDVAAGLLSFVAGAIPSLPALARGAWLTVILTVAGITLGFLLAVPLSVARVYGGRLLRWLSLSYTELVRGTPLLAQLFVLYFGLPLTGILRELPGVGTGFVPGTAALVAILGFTLNSAAYQAEYIRSALESVDAGQLTAARSLGLTKLEGIRFVVLPQGLRYAIPSWSNEFVYLIKYSSLAAFITVRELFFQAESIANDTFRYTELYVLAALFYLALVVSASVLMGVVEERTAIPGLGGTR
- a CDS encoding NADP-dependent malic enzyme; translated protein: MGLDEDALEYHSQDPPGKIEIATTKPTNTQRDLSLAYSPGVAAPCEEIAADIEETFRYTAKGNLVGVVSDGSAVLGLGDIGPEASKPVMEGKGVLFKRFADIDVFDIELDTDEDVDVMVNAIRAMEPTFGGINLEDIAAPECFEVERRLRETMDIPVFHDDQHGTAIISGAALVNAADIADKELADLDIVFSGAGASAIATAEFYVSLGAQRENITMCDSSGIITEDRANHEDLNEFKAAFARDGPEGDLSDAMAGADVFVGLSVGGIVDETMVQSMAEDPIIFAMANPDPEIDYETAKHARDDAVIMATGRSDYPNQVNNVLGFPFIFRGALDVRATEINEAMKVAAAEALAELARKDVPDAVVKAYGDQPLQFGPEYIIPKPLDPRVLFEVTPAVAQAAMESGAARTQLDTDSYVEELEARLGKSREMMRVVLNKAKSDPKRVVLSEGDDEKMIRAAYQLVEQGIAEPVLLGDAEKIEATRRRFGLEFDPVVVDPETADIDAYADRLYELRKRKGVTRREAEELCRDGNYLGSVMVEMGDADAMLTGLTNHYPRALRPPLQVIGTTEDADYAAGVYMLTFKNQVIFCADTTVNQDPDADVLAEVTRHTAELARRFNVEPRAAMLSYSNFGSVDNAGTRKPRDAVSQLQADDRVDFPVDGEMQADTAVVEDILTGTYEFSELEDPANVLVFPNLESGNIGYKLLQRLGGAEAIGPMLVGMDKPVHVLQRGDEVKDIVNLAGVAVVDAQQE
- a CDS encoding amino acid ABC transporter permease gives rise to the protein MMQAGDWAFVLGNLNYLLSGVVVTVGLTVAALSLGFLLGFPAGALEVYGGGVSRWAVQTAGVVLRGTPIVVIMLVLYFVVSISESAFVTATVGLGLRSAAYQSQLFRGALQSVDDGQVEAARAVGMSRFEAIRHVAVPQALRRSMPGFQNEFTIVLKDTSIAFAIGLAELLTRGYDLFTQSGGSTAVLEVILVISAIYFVLTFATNRGLDRLADYYAIPTGEDR
- a CDS encoding basic amino acid ABC transporter substrate-binding protein, encoding MFESELSRRQYLTTVGGTAVTLSVAGCSGDDGDSAQTITAGTAPSFPPFEMKQDGEIVGFDVDLLEAVVEQTDYEFDGWEEYEFDSLTPALVNENIDVIAAGMTINDDRDETIDFSDPYYSSNQAIVVRTDGDFSPGSLSDLSDRPVGAQKGTTGEGVVQDELVGDEITQDQYNAYDNYVLAIQDLQNGNVDAVVIDVPVAETLTADRPVESAFVHETGEKFGFGVRDGDEARQTALNDGLSTVRESGTYEELTQTWFGE
- a CDS encoding amino acid ABC transporter ATP-binding protein, with protein sequence MTLLRVEDVHKSYGDEEVLRGVSFEMDRGDVDVLMGPSGSGKSTMLRCINRLAEIDSGDIWLGDTHVTDAGTDVNDLRQRVGMVFQDFNLFAHLTALENVTLGLKRVRGMAEDDAVEAATHRLEQVGLADQGGSYPAELSGGQKQRVGIARALAMEPDLMLFDEPTSALDPELVGEVVSVMRDLAEQGMTMLVVSHETGFARSAADDIHFLDSGRIVESGPPDQLFDRPEHDRTASFLSGLESNPER